From a region of the Synechococcus sp. PCC 7502 genome:
- a CDS encoding aspartate aminotransferase, whose amino-acid sequence MLNWLKPAQRLGNLPPYVFARLDELKVRARAQGLDLIDLGMGNPDGATPEPVVKSAIAALQDPRNHGYPPFEGTPNFRRTITEWYHRRYNVNLDSEGEALPLIGSKEGLTHLALAFIDPGDLVIVPSPAYPAHFRGPLIAGAEIYELILKPEDNWVIDLDSIPEDVARRAKVMYFNYPSNPTAAIAPRKLFEDMVAFAQKYQILLVHDLCYAELAFDGYQPTSLLEIPGGKDVGVEFHTLSKTYNMAGWRVGFVVGNRHVIQCLRTLKTNLDYGIFSAIQTAAETALNLPDSYLEIVRNRYKERRDFLIEGLGQLGWDIPKTYATMYLWVPCPRGIGSTDFALDVLQRTGIVITPGNAFGRGGEGYVRVSLIADCDRLGVALKLLKEAGIRYS is encoded by the coding sequence ATGCTAAATTGGCTGAAGCCTGCTCAAAGATTGGGAAATCTTCCCCCCTATGTGTTTGCTCGACTAGATGAATTAAAAGTTAGAGCAAGGGCGCAAGGACTGGACTTGATTGATCTGGGGATGGGTAATCCCGATGGGGCAACGCCAGAACCCGTAGTTAAAAGTGCGATCGCTGCCCTGCAAGACCCCCGCAATCATGGCTATCCCCCCTTTGAAGGCACCCCAAATTTTCGCCGCACAATCACTGAATGGTATCACCGCCGTTACAATGTTAATCTGGACTCTGAAGGTGAGGCACTGCCTCTAATTGGCTCTAAGGAAGGTTTGACCCATTTAGCTTTGGCATTCATTGATCCAGGTGATTTAGTAATTGTGCCTAGTCCCGCCTATCCTGCCCATTTCCGTGGACCTTTAATTGCAGGGGCAGAAATCTATGAGCTAATTCTCAAGCCAGAGGATAACTGGGTAATTGATCTGGATTCCATTCCTGAAGATGTAGCTAGACGTGCTAAGGTGATGTATTTTAACTATCCTAGTAACCCTACAGCGGCGATCGCTCCTCGGAAATTATTTGAGGATATGGTGGCATTTGCCCAAAAATACCAAATTTTACTAGTTCATGATTTATGTTATGCCGAGCTTGCCTTTGATGGCTATCAACCCACCAGTCTTTTAGAAATTCCCGGGGGTAAAGATGTTGGGGTAGAGTTTCATACTTTATCTAAAACCTATAATATGGCTGGCTGGCGTGTAGGCTTTGTGGTGGGTAATCGTCATGTCATTCAATGCCTACGCACATTAAAAACTAATTTAGACTATGGAATTTTTTCGGCAATTCAAACTGCGGCAGAAACAGCCTTAAATCTACCCGATAGCTATTTGGAAATTGTGCGTAATCGCTACAAAGAACGCCGAGATTTTCTGATTGAAGGTCTAGGGCAATTGGGCTGGGATATTCCTAAAACCTATGCCACAATGTATCTCTGGGTTCCCTGTCCGAGGGGAATCGGCTCTACGGATTTTGCTTTGGATGTATTGCAACGCACTGGGATTGTGATTACGCCCGGCAATGCCTTTGGTCGAGGTGGGGAAGGATATGTGCGTGTAAGTTTAATTGCTGACTGCGATCGCCTTGGGGTAGCTCTTAAACTCTTAAAAGAAGCGGGAATTAGGTATTCCTAG
- a CDS encoding transposase, with the protein MLNPYSSSLTDKEWEIIEPLLPKKKQTRPPTWTKRQILDGILYQLKNGCNWRDMPRDLPPFSTVYRYYKEWKDTGTFTAIMEALHSTAREQSKKIKMDNFNHH; encoded by the coding sequence ATGCTAAATCCATACTCAAGTAGCCTAACAGATAAAGAATGGGAAATTATAGAACCATTGCTCCCAAAGAAAAAGCAAACTAGACCGCCAACTTGGACAAAAAGACAAATTTTAGACGGCATACTCTACCAACTCAAAAACGGTTGTAATTGGCGAGATATGCCCCGAGACTTACCACCATTCTCTACAGTGTATCGATACTACAAGGAGTGGAAAGATACAGGTACATTTACTGCGATTATGGAAGCTTTGCATTCAACAGCCCGTGAACAGTCAAAAAAAATCAAAATGGACAACTTTAATCATCATTGA
- a CDS encoding transposase yields MLTFNIDYFKSKPDDITLTTILLDSGYHIEKLTTDLQKVYPEIMTKIRFEISPKVSKQQKAEKGLSGFVVVPTRWVIERSNAWVERCKILVKNFERTLVNATAKLNLCFIRLMLKRIATHEI; encoded by the coding sequence ATGTTAACGTTTAACATTGATTACTTCAAATCGAAGCCAGATGACATTACCCTAACTACGATATTGCTGGATAGTGGTTATCATATCGAAAAATTGACGACTGATTTACAGAAGGTTTATCCTGAGATTATGACTAAGATTAGGTTTGAAATTTCTCCTAAGGTATCAAAGCAACAGAAGGCAGAAAAAGGTCTGTCTGGGTTTGTAGTTGTGCCGACAAGGTGGGTAATTGAAAGGTCAAATGCTTGGGTTGAAAGATGCAAAATCTTAGTTAAGAACTTTGAGAGAACTCTCGTTAATGCTACAGCTAAACTCAATCTTTGCTTTATTCGTTTGATGCTAAAAAGAATTGCTACTCATGAGATATGA
- the acsF gene encoding magnesium-protoporphyrin IX monomethyl ester (oxidative) cyclase: protein MVTTQSDSELLRAGVKVPVKETLLTPRFYTTDYDAVAQMDISSQQVELEAVVQELRTDYNRHHFKRDEEFEKSWEHIDSKTRAAFIDFLERSCTSEFSGFLLFKELSRQLGNRSPLLAEAFNLMARDEARHAGFLNKSMKDFNLSLDLVNMTKNRSYTFFKPEWVIYSVYLSEKIGYWRYILVHYHMQRHPEHQFYPLFRYFESWCQDENRHGDFFKVLLRSQPQLWNNWKAKLWSRFFLLTVFATHTLTVFERADFYTSIGLDARAYNKEVIVNTNNTAISAFPAVLDTSHPDFFLHLEKCSDYNFQLLAIEHSDRPQIIKTLQKLPIFLGIFWQILRVYLINPIDAEAQRGQVH from the coding sequence ATGGTAACAACTCAATCAGACTCAGAACTCCTCCGTGCAGGGGTTAAAGTTCCAGTTAAAGAAACCCTATTAACGCCACGATTCTATACTACGGACTATGATGCTGTAGCTCAAATGGATATATCATCCCAACAGGTAGAACTAGAAGCAGTTGTCCAAGAACTTCGCACCGACTACAATCGCCATCACTTTAAAAGAGACGAGGAGTTTGAAAAATCTTGGGAACATATTGACAGTAAAACCCGTGCTGCTTTTATTGATTTCCTAGAACGCTCTTGCACTTCGGAATTTTCAGGATTTTTACTATTTAAAGAACTATCACGGCAGCTAGGCAATCGTAGTCCACTTTTAGCAGAGGCTTTTAATCTGATGGCAAGGGATGAAGCTCGTCATGCGGGGTTTTTAAATAAATCTATGAAGGATTTTAATCTGTCCCTAGATTTAGTGAATATGACCAAAAACCGTAGCTATACCTTCTTTAAACCTGAATGGGTCATCTATTCTGTTTACCTATCGGAAAAAATTGGTTACTGGCGATATATTTTAGTGCATTACCACATGCAGAGGCATCCCGAGCATCAGTTTTACCCTCTCTTTCGCTACTTTGAAAGTTGGTGTCAAGATGAAAATCGTCATGGAGATTTCTTTAAAGTACTATTGCGATCTCAGCCCCAACTCTGGAACAACTGGAAAGCGAAACTATGGTCAAGATTCTTCTTATTAACTGTATTTGCCACCCATACCCTGACTGTATTTGAGCGTGCGGATTTTTATACTTCCATTGGTTTAGATGCCCGTGCCTATAACAAAGAAGTCATAGTTAATACTAACAATACTGCCATTAGTGCTTTTCCTGCGGTTTTAGATACCAGTCATCCCGACTTTTTCCTCCACTTAGAAAAATGCTCTGACTATAATTTCCAACTTCTAGCTATTGAGCATAGCGATCGCCCCCAGATCATCAAAACTCTGCAAAAGTTACCCATATTCCTTGGCATTTTCTGGCAAATTCTCAGGGTGTATTTAATCAATCCTATAGATGCTGAAGCTCAACGTGGACAAGTTCATTAA
- a CDS encoding heme oxygenase (biliverdin-producing) yields MNSNLATKLREGTEKSHTAAENTAFMKCFLKGIVEREPFRKLLANLYLVYSAIEEELRLHIQHPIVGKLYFPELNRQQSLEQDLTFYYGDNWRAEITPLKAGKVYVDRIREISKTDPVCLIAHAYTRYMGDLSGGQALKGIVRSALDLPSDRGTALYEFDQLPTIEAKRAFKETYRQALDSLALDEATIQRIIAEANYAFTLNRNVVDELEADVRAAIGSHVFELITKQERQGSTEHHHKQHYGQVVA; encoded by the coding sequence ATGAATAGTAACTTAGCCACTAAACTGCGAGAAGGTACAGAAAAATCTCACACTGCTGCCGAAAATACTGCATTTATGAAGTGCTTTCTCAAGGGGATTGTAGAACGGGAACCATTTCGTAAATTACTGGCAAATCTTTATTTGGTTTATAGTGCGATCGAAGAAGAGTTACGGCTACATATTCAGCATCCCATTGTTGGCAAGTTATATTTCCCCGAACTAAATCGCCAGCAAAGTTTAGAGCAGGATCTGACCTTCTATTATGGAGATAACTGGCGGGCAGAAATTACTCCCCTCAAGGCAGGCAAGGTTTATGTCGATCGCATCCGTGAAATTTCTAAGACAGATCCTGTATGTTTAATTGCCCATGCCTACACTCGCTATATGGGGGATTTATCAGGAGGACAAGCATTAAAAGGAATCGTTCGTTCTGCTTTGGATTTACCCAGCGATCGCGGTACTGCCTTATACGAATTTGATCAACTACCGACAATTGAAGCAAAACGAGCATTTAAAGAAACCTATCGCCAAGCATTGGATTCCCTAGCTTTGGATGAAGCGACCATCCAGAGAATTATTGCTGAAGCCAATTATGCTTTTACTCTTAACCGTAATGTAGTGGATGAACTAGAGGCAGATGTAAGGGCAGCGATCGGTAGTCATGTATTTGAGCTAATTACCAAGCAAGAGCGGCAAGGCAGTACGGAACATCATCATAAACAACACTACGGGCAAGTAGTGGCATGA
- a CDS encoding heavy metal-responsive transcriptional regulator, with the protein MMLQVSEVSRKLGVNPQTLYFYERIGLIPSPNRSESGYRLYADQDLERLTFIARAKSLGLTLEEIGEILALKQRDGMDCCYNVRDRLKAKVEHIQKTITQLQALHDELVPLIEQCDQGIISLKEDCSHCWLDK; encoded by the coding sequence ATGATGCTGCAAGTAAGTGAAGTCTCACGCAAATTAGGTGTAAATCCCCAAACTCTCTATTTCTATGAGCGTATTGGGTTGATTCCATCACCAAATCGTTCTGAATCAGGGTATCGACTCTATGCCGATCAAGATTTGGAAAGACTCACTTTCATTGCTCGTGCTAAGTCCTTAGGATTAACATTGGAAGAAATTGGGGAAATTCTTGCGCTAAAACAAAGGGATGGCATGGATTGTTGCTATAACGTTCGCGATCGCCTGAAAGCAAAAGTCGAACATATTCAGAAAACAATTACGCAGCTACAGGCACTTCATGATGAACTTGTTCCTTTAATTGAGCAATGCGATCAAGGCATTATTAGCTTAAAAGAGGATTGCTCACATTGCTGGTTAGATAAGTAA